One genomic window of Pelmatolapia mariae isolate MD_Pm_ZW linkage group LG5, Pm_UMD_F_2, whole genome shotgun sequence includes the following:
- the LOC134627312 gene encoding deoxynucleotidyltransferase terminal-interacting protein 1 — protein MGAHRSDGGRDWLQQDGPEQPDHPEQSPKPWNLMIKHRQIQRRGRRSHMMVSYTDPQVSMDLLRAVLQPSFNQDIMAVFSKYQKFFEKAAENVKENVGDDIQTDHLIKEACRNVLEHAKQLFPEAEVKRAVPEAMMKRQRVADDDCSQRGSPLHKKRKMRPGPVASSDRPLNFSVVKPKSEPIKKEGPKWDPSRLSDSSTFVLGSRANKALGMGGTRGRIYIKHADLFKYAADAKDKQWLAERHHMRATGGKMAYLLIEEDIQDLSRSDEYRDCPDVRMDELKPFSVPQWMVEKMQRAMEAQRDADP, from the exons ATGGGGGCGCACCGCAGTGACGGAGGCCGGGACTGGCTGCAGCAGGACGGGCCGGAGCAGCCGGACCACCCGGAGCAGAGCCCG aagcCGTGGAACTTGATgatcaaacacagacagatcCAAAGACGAGGACGGCGCTCTCACATGATGGTCAG CTACACGGATCCTCAGGTGTCCATGGACCTGCTGCGCGCCGTGCTCCAGCCCAGCTTCAACCAAGACATCATGGCCGTGTTCAGTAAATATCAGAAG ttCTTCGAGAAGGCGGCAGAGAATGTGAAGGAGAACGTTGGAGACGACATTCAGACCGATCACCTGATCAAGGAGGCGTGCAGGAACGTCCTCGAACAC GCCAAGCAGCTGTTTCCGGAGGCTGAGGTGAAGAGGGCGGTGCCAGAGGCGATGATGAAG AGGCAACGAGTTGCTGATGACGACTGCAGCCAGAGAGGAAGCCCGCTGCACAAGAAG AGAAAGATGCGTCCAGGTCCCGTGGCCTCATCTGATCGACCTCTGAACTTCTCTGT AGTGAAGCCCAAGTCTGAGCCCATCAAGAAGGAGGGGCCCAAG tggGATCCGTCCAGACTCAGCGACAGCAGCACGTTCGTGCTCGGGTCCAGAGCCAACAA GGCGCTTGGAATGGGTGGGACCAGAGGACGAATCTACATCAAACACGCCGACCTGTTCAAG tacgCAGCTGATGCCAAGGATAAACAGTGGCTGGCAGAGAGACACCACATGAGGGCGACAGGAGGGAAGATG GCCTACCTGTTGATAGAGGAGGACATCCAGGATCTGTCCCGCAGCGATGAGTACAG GGACTGTCCGGATGTCAGGATGGACGAGCTGAAGCCGTTCTCAGTTCCTCAGTGGATGGTGGAGAAGATGCAGAGAGCCATGGAAGCTCAGAGAGACGCTGACCCCTGA
- the pcif1 gene encoding mRNA (2'-O-methyladenosine-N(6)-)-methyltransferase, protein MSNDSQGLVKGEAAMMLAPSGSASSQGPPLSPSTASKAPELPDELVQAGWSKCWSRRENRPYYFNRFTNQSLWEVPVLGQHDVISDPLGLNAAPAEGGDSNLGNGQRKRRSSEEQGGGPNSFKRAKVEPTTPISPSTPGVKPWSSAPEDKQAQSATPTTPSPAPAPYRPAVIYWDLDVQTNAVIREQAPARHHLPPHPEIELQRAQLVTKLRQHYHELCHQREGIDPPRESFNRWLLERKVIDKGHDPLLPSDCDPVISPSMFREVMNDIPIRLSRIKYKEEARKLLFKYAEAAKKMIDSRNASPESRKVVKWNAEDTMNWLRRDHSASKEDYMDRLEHLRQQCGPHVAAVAKDSVEGICSKIYQLSAEYSRRLRQTHLSLLQDPPTEACASPPQSRLVYCYPVRLAIPSPPLPRVELHFENDMACLRFRGEMVKVNRGHFSKLELLYRYSCIDDPRFDKFLSRVWCLLKRYQVMFGSGANEGSGLQGALPVSVFETLNRQFGVSFECFASPLNCYFKQFCSAFPDTDGFFGSRGPFLSFSPVSGSFEANPPFCEELMDAMVTHFEELLDQSSEPLSFIVFVPEWRDPVTPALTRMEGSRFLRHQLSIPAYEHEYRSGSQHICKRDEMYYRAVHGTAVLFLQNDAGFAKWAPTPERLAELTAAYRASSTRTSSLSSPGPAHISPGDRDSAPKTSDRTQSNVLSPGGHDNNNNNDSSGDSGSGSSSSPRDKVSTV, encoded by the exons ATGTCCAATGACAGCCAGGGATTGGTGAAGGGGGAGGCGGCCATGATGCTGGCTCCCTCTGGCTCCGCCTCATCTCAGGGACCACCCCTTTCTCCGTCCACTGCCTCTAAAGCACCTGAGCTCCCAG ATGAGTTGGTTCAGGCTGGATGGTCCAAGTGTTGGTCTCGGCGGGAGAATCGGCCATATTACTTCAACagattcaccaatcagagcctGTGGGAGGTGCCAGTGCTCGGCCAGCATGATGTTATT tctgaTCCTTTAGGTCTAAACGCGGCTCCTGCAGAGGGCGGGGACAGTAACCTTGGTAATggtcagaggaagaggaggagctcTGAGGAGCAGGGGGGAGGACCTAACAGCTTCAAACGTGCTAAG GTGGAGCCGACCACGCCCATCTCTCCCAGCACTCCTGGGGTCAAACCCTGGAGCTCCGCCCCTGAGGACAAACAGGCCCAGTCCGCCACACCCACCACACCGAGCCCCGCCCCCGCGCCGTACAGACCAGCTGT GATCTACTGGGACCTGGACGTGCAGACCAACGCCGTGATCCGAGAGCAGGCCCCCGCCAGACACCACCTGCCCCCCCACCCTGAGATCGAGCTCCAGCGAGCGCAGCTGGTTACCAAGCTGAGGCAGCACTACCACGAGCTGTGCCACCAGAGGGAAG GTATCGATCCGCCCCGGGAGTCCTTCAACCGCTGGCTGCTAGAGAGGAAAGTAATTGACAAAGGTCACGACCCCTTACTGCCCAGTGACTGTGACCCTGTTATCTCCCCATCGATGTTCCGAGAGGTCATGAATGACATTCCTATCAG GTTGTCTCGCATTAAGTACAAAGAGGAGGCTCGGAAGCTGCTCTTTAAATACGCTGAAGCCGCCAAGAAGATGATCGACTCCAG GAATGCGAGCCCGGAGAGCAGGAAGGTGGTGAAATGGAACGCCGAGGACACGATGAACTGGCTGCGCCGAGATCACTCCGCCAGCAAGGAGGACTATATG GACCGTCTGGAGCACCTGAGGCAGCAGTGCGGTCCTCACGTCGCCGCCGTCGCCAAAGATTCTGTAGAGGGAATCTGCTCCAAGATCTACCAGCTGTCTGCGGAGTACAGCCGCCGCCTGCGCCAGACACACCTAAGCCTGCTGCAGGACCCGCCCACTG AGGCGTGTGCGTCCCCACCGCAGTCCCGCCTTGTCTACTGTTACCCGGTTCGTCTGGCGATcccgtcgccgccgctgcctcGTGTGGAGCTTCACTTTGAGAATGACATGGCGTGTTTACGCTTTAGAGGAGAGATGGTCAAAGTTAACAGAGGACACTTCAGCAAGCTG GAGCTGTTGTACAGGTACAGCTGTATAGACGACCCTCGCTTCGACAAGTTCCTGTCCAGAGTCTGGTGCCTCCTGAAGAGATACCAG GTGATGTTCGGCAGTGGTGCTAACGAGGGGAGTGGCCTGCAGGGGGCGCTGCCGGTGTCGGTGTTTGAGACGCTGAACCGtcagtttggtgtttctttCGAGTGCTTTGCCTCGCCACTCAACTGCTACTTCAAACAGTTTTGCTCCGCCTTCCCTGATACCGACGGCTTCTTCGGGTCCAGAGG GCCCTTCCTGTCCTTCTCTCCGGTCAGCGGCTCGTTTGAAGCCAACCCGCCGTTCTGCGAGGAGCTGATGGACGCCATGGTGACGCACTTTGAG GAGCTGTTGGACCAGTCCTCGGAGCCTCTGTCGTTCATCGTGTTCGTGCCTGAGTGGCGTGACCCTGTGACTCCAGCTCTGACTCGCATGGAAGGAAGTAGATTCCTGCGTCATCAACTCAGCATTCCCGCCTACGAGCACGAGTACCGATCAGGGAGTCAGCACATCTGCAAAAG GGATGAGATGTACTACCGGGCTGTACACGGTACTGCAGTTCTCTTCCTGCAGAACGACGCCGGCTTTGCGAAGTGGGCGCCTACTCCAGAGCGTCTGGCCGAGCTGACAGCAGCGTACCGCGCCTCTTCCACCCGCACTTCCTCCTTGTCGTCCCCTGGCCCTGCCCACATCTCTCCTGGAGATAGAGACTCCGCCCCCAAAACATCTGATAGGACACAGAGTAACGTATTGTCACCCGGTGGccatgacaacaacaacaacaacgacagcAGCGGTGATAGtggcagcggcagcagcagcagtcctcGAGACAAAGTGTCCACCGTGTAG
- the LOC134626867 gene encoding uncharacterized protein LOC134626867 — MSDSERTFLDVAITEVLPELQAVNKSILEEHLQSIGVETSDDLLFVTEADLMTVLRPVQARKLLSAWKQKYQTPENSSLSSVEASSTQSLSLLSVSPQSLSSTSSSSPGCDTHWDDNFEIPWSKLPAEVVHFLERGKRPCPKLRRQMVRIVVTEMMEKCPHVGRKHSVDVAKKMVAKYPNSLQDVIEGDIVGAGYLSLVKQLQNRIENVRRTSTPKIRKRKHQTDSDHTDEIPLEERAAMQDTYGCIKWNVEFLPLEETPESQQQKMEKLKVMFQQADANPDEVKSLMKSTYYTQRQHVNQGKSIKCLREEWPFWFDELGMSVHFKELTGIDLKETFTQNLDLKGKRLLDYMTTVAVSKSKAFLQTYARLQRMRGPQSGCSDDVKEMVLLLLSYFEEKEESMLFCVEDTCLADEVQLEQVPLTPTIIVCGQSCYSSRRYMLSIDRNLVSTNISSFISALCLMFGSYYNFNIHYPSELASTLEFLQRCFFSINPEKGTKVENKNSKRRLSVNPRVLTLIQDLADHEWRQA, encoded by the exons ATGAGTGACTCAGAGCGAACCTTCCTAGATGTCGCCATCACGGAAGTCCTACCAGAACTTCAAGCGGTGAACAAAAGCATCCTGGAAGAGCACTTGCAGTCCATTGGAGTTGAGACAAGTGATGATCTACTCTTCGTAACGGAGGCAGATTTGATGACAGTATTAAGACCTGTACAAGCAAGAAAGCTTCTTTCTGCTTGGAAACAGAAAT aCCAAACTCCAGAGAACAGCTCACTGTCATCTGTGGAAGCCTCATCCACCCAGTCGCTGTCATTGCTCTCTGTTTCACCCCAAAGTCTATCGTCGACCTCCTCCAGCAGCCCAGGATGTGACACACATTGGGATGACAACTTTGAAATTCCATGGAGTAAACTTCCTGCAGAAGTGGTGCATTTTCTGGAGAGGGGGAAAAGGCCTTGCCCAAAACTGAGGAGGCAAATGGTCCGGATTGTTGTGACTGAGATGATGGAAAAATGCCCTCATGTAGGTAGAAAACATTCAGTTGACGTTGCAAAAAAAATGGTGGCAAAATATCCCAATTCTCTGCAAGATGTAATAGAGGGTGATATTGTTGGCGCAGGCTACCTTTCCCTTGTCAAACAGTTGCAGAACAGAATTGAAAATGTAAGGCGCACTTCAACAcccaaaataagaaaaagaaaacatcagacTGACTCAGACCACACAGACGAGATCCCTTTGGAAGAAAGAGCAGCAATGCAGGATACATACGGGTGCATTAAATGGAATGTAGAATTTCTGCCTCTTGAAGAAACTCCAGAGAGCCAACAGCAAAAGATGGAAAAACTCAAGGTGATGTTCCAGCAAGCTGATGCCAATCCAGATGAGGTAAAAAGTCTAATGAAGTCCACTTATTACACACAACGTCAGCATGTCAATCAGGGGAAAAGTATCAAATGCCTTAGAGAGGAGTGGCCGTTTTGGTTTGATGAACTTGGCATGTCTGTCCACTTCAAGGAACTTACTGGGATTGACCTCAAAGAGACATTCACACAAAATTTGGATTTGAAGGGGAAAAGGCTTCTGGACTACATGACCACAGTTGCTGTCAGCAAAAGCAAGGCGTTCCTTCAGACTTATGCAAGGCTTCAGAGGATGCGGGGACCGCAGAGTGGCTGCTCAGATGATGTGAAAGAGATGGTCCTGCTtctgctcagctactttgaaGAGAAGGAGGAGTCCATGCTTTTCTGTGTTGAAGATACATGTCTGGCAGATGAGGTACAACTGGAGCAAGTGCCTCTGACACCCACTATTATTGTGTGTG GACAGTCCTGCTATTCGTCAAGAAGATACATGCTGAGTATTGATCGGAACCTCGTCAGCACAAACATatcctccttcatttctgcactGTGCCTCATGTTCGGGAGCTACTACAATTTTAACATCCATTATCCATCTGAGCTGGCTTCCACTCTAGAGTTTCTTCAGAG GTGTTTCTTCTCCATAAACCCAGAAAAAGGAACCAAAGTAGAGAACAAAAACTCAAAGCGTCGTCTCAGTGTGAACCCTCGAGTCCTCACCCTGATTCAGGATCTCGCCGACCACGAGTGGCGCCAAGCCTAA